One genomic region from Pseudoduganella lutea encodes:
- the fba gene encoding class II fructose-bisphosphate aldolase (catalyzes the reversible aldol condensation of dihydroxyacetonephosphate and glyceraldehyde 3-phosphate in the Calvin cycle, glycolysis, and/or gluconeogenesis), with the protein MSLVSMRQLLDHAAENGYGLPAFNVNNLEQVQAIMVAADAVNSPVIMQASAGARKYAGEAFLRHLIDAAIEAYPHIPVVMHQDHGQSPAVCMAAIRSGFSSVMMDGSLEADGKSVASYEYNVDVSREVVKFAHSIGVTVEAELGVLGSLETMKGDKEDGHGADGTMTREQLLTDVAQAADFVERTQCDALAIAIGTSHGAYKFTRKPTGDILAIDRIKEIHARIPNTHLVMHGSSSVPQELLAIIREFGGDMKETYGVPVEEIQEGIRHGVRKINIDTDIRLAMTAAIRKFMFQNPSKFDPRDYLKPARLAAEEVVKARFLSFGCEGRASQIKPIPLEKMAERYKAGELAQIVK; encoded by the coding sequence ATGTCTCTCGTATCCATGCGTCAGCTGCTGGACCATGCCGCCGAAAACGGCTATGGCCTGCCGGCATTCAACGTCAACAACCTGGAACAGGTGCAGGCCATCATGGTTGCCGCCGACGCCGTCAACAGCCCGGTGATCATGCAGGCTTCGGCCGGCGCCCGTAAATATGCCGGCGAAGCGTTCCTGCGCCACCTGATCGATGCGGCGATCGAAGCCTATCCGCACATCCCGGTGGTGATGCACCAGGATCACGGCCAGTCGCCGGCCGTGTGCATGGCCGCGATCCGTTCCGGCTTCTCGTCCGTGATGATGGACGGTTCGCTGGAAGCCGACGGCAAATCGGTCGCATCCTACGAATACAACGTGGATGTGTCCCGTGAAGTCGTCAAGTTCGCCCACTCGATCGGCGTGACCGTCGAAGCGGAGCTGGGCGTGCTGGGCTCCCTTGAAACCATGAAAGGCGACAAGGAAGACGGCCACGGCGCGGATGGCACGATGACCCGCGAACAGCTGCTGACGGACGTGGCGCAAGCCGCCGACTTCGTGGAGCGCACCCAGTGCGACGCGCTGGCCATCGCCATCGGCACCTCGCACGGCGCCTACAAGTTCACCCGCAAGCCCACCGGCGACATCCTGGCGATCGACCGCATCAAGGAAATCCACGCGCGCATTCCGAATACGCACCTGGTGATGCACGGTTCGTCGTCGGTGCCGCAGGAACTGCTGGCGATCATCCGCGAATTCGGCGGCGACATGAAGGAAACTTACGGCGTGCCCGTCGAGGAAATCCAGGAAGGCATCCGCCACGGTGTTCGCAAGATCAACATCGACACGGACATCCGCCTGGCCATGACGGCGGCGATCCGCAAGTTCATGTTCCAGAACCCGTCCAAGTTCGATCCGCGTGACTACCTGAAGCCGGCACGCCTGGCGGCGGAAGAAGTCGTGAAGGCCCGTTTCCTGTCGTTCGGCTGCGAAGGCCGCGCCTCGCAAATCAAGCCAATCCCGCTGGAAAAGATGGCGGAACGCTACAAGGCCGGTGAACTCGCGCAAATAGTGAAGTAA
- the purE gene encoding 5-(carboxyamino)imidazole ribonucleotide mutase has protein sequence MTDPNQQPDSKPLVGVIMGSSSDWDVMQHAVSMLKQFNIPFEAQVISAHRMPDEMFTYAETARSRGLRAIIAGAGGAAHLPGMVAAKTVVPVLGVPVPSKYLRGEDSLLSIVQMPKGVPVSTFAIGEAGAANAALTAIAIIATVDDALAAQLEAFRTQQTAAAKAMILPINE, from the coding sequence ATGACTGACCCGAATCAACAGCCGGACTCTAAGCCACTCGTCGGCGTCATCATGGGCTCGTCGTCCGACTGGGACGTGATGCAGCATGCCGTGTCGATGCTCAAGCAATTCAATATTCCGTTCGAAGCGCAGGTGATTTCCGCGCACCGCATGCCGGACGAGATGTTCACGTATGCCGAAACGGCACGCTCGCGCGGCCTGCGCGCGATCATCGCCGGTGCCGGTGGCGCCGCGCACCTGCCGGGCATGGTGGCCGCGAAAACCGTGGTGCCGGTGCTGGGCGTGCCCGTGCCGTCGAAGTACCTGCGCGGCGAGGATTCGCTGCTGTCGATCGTGCAGATGCCGAAAGGCGTGCCCGTGTCGACGTTTGCCATCGGCGAGGCGGGTGCCGCCAATGCCGCCCTGACCGCCATCGCCATCATCGCCACGGTCGACGATGCCCTGGCCGCCCAGCTGGAAGCGTTCCGCACCCAGCAGACGGCCGCCGCGAAAGCCATGATCCTGCCCATCAATGAGTAA
- the pyk gene encoding pyruvate kinase — translation MSRGTKIVATIGPASTDLNVLIRMIRAGVDVVRLNFSHGKAQDHIDRANLVRQAAAECGREVAIMADMQGPKIRVGKFESGKVDLVKGDKFILDAKWGENGELGNQERVGLDYKALPNDLRGNDVLLLNDGLIVLVVDRISGHEIHTTVKIGGELSNNKGINRQGGGLTAPALTAKDMEDIKTAMSFQADYLAISFPKSATDMAMARQLANIAGEPYGHKPQMIAKIERAEAIPALQEILNASDGIMVARGDLAVEVGNAAVPALQKRMIRMARESNKFAITATQMMESMIFNAVPTRAEVSDVANAVLDGTDAVMTSAETASGRYPIETVEMMAAVCVEAEQSEYNKLDADFLNARFTRIDQSIAYGALFTAHHLHVKAIVALTESGSTALWMSRHNIDTPIFALTPSVLTQRKVSIYRNVSAHYLLQQGTSRDVLKQAEDLLVAHGIAKKGDMIVVTWGEPMGQVGGTNALKIVKVGEFS, via the coding sequence ATGTCCCGTGGCACCAAAATCGTCGCAACCATTGGCCCCGCTTCCACCGACCTGAACGTGCTGATCCGGATGATCCGGGCAGGCGTGGACGTGGTGCGGCTGAATTTCTCGCACGGCAAGGCGCAGGACCACATCGATCGCGCCAACCTCGTGCGGCAGGCGGCGGCGGAGTGCGGGCGGGAAGTGGCGATCATGGCCGACATGCAGGGTCCGAAGATCCGCGTCGGCAAGTTCGAAAGCGGCAAAGTCGACCTGGTCAAGGGCGACAAGTTCATCCTCGATGCGAAGTGGGGTGAAAACGGCGAGCTGGGCAACCAGGAACGCGTGGGCCTGGACTACAAGGCGCTGCCGAACGACCTGCGCGGCAACGACGTGCTGCTGCTGAACGATGGCCTGATCGTGCTGGTCGTGGACCGCATCAGCGGCCACGAAATCCACACCACGGTGAAGATCGGCGGCGAACTGTCCAACAACAAGGGCATCAACCGCCAGGGTGGCGGCCTGACGGCGCCGGCGCTGACGGCGAAGGACATGGAAGACATCAAGACGGCGATGAGCTTCCAGGCCGACTACCTGGCGATCTCGTTCCCGAAAAGCGCCACCGACATGGCCATGGCGCGCCAGCTGGCCAATATCGCCGGCGAGCCGTATGGCCACAAGCCGCAGATGATCGCCAAGATCGAACGCGCGGAAGCGATTCCCGCGCTGCAGGAAATCCTCAATGCCTCCGACGGCATCATGGTCGCCCGCGGCGACCTGGCCGTGGAAGTGGGCAATGCCGCCGTGCCGGCGCTGCAGAAGCGCATGATCCGCATGGCGCGCGAATCGAACAAGTTCGCCATCACCGCCACGCAGATGATGGAATCGATGATCTTCAATGCCGTGCCGACCCGCGCCGAAGTGTCCGACGTGGCCAACGCCGTGCTGGATGGCACCGATGCCGTGATGACGTCCGCCGAAACCGCCTCGGGCCGCTACCCGATCGAGACCGTCGAGATGATGGCCGCCGTCTGCGTGGAAGCCGAGCAGTCCGAGTACAACAAGCTCGATGCCGATTTCCTGAACGCGCGCTTCACCCGCATCGACCAGTCGATCGCCTATGGCGCGCTGTTCACGGCGCACCACCTGCACGTGAAGGCCATCGTGGCGCTGACCGAGTCGGGCTCCACCGCACTGTGGATGAGCCGCCACAACATCGACACGCCGATCTTCGCCCTGACGCCGAGCGTTCTCACGCAGCGCAAGGTGTCGATCTACCGCAACGTGAGCGCCCACTACCTGCTGCAGCAGGGCACCAGCCGCGATGTGCTGAAGCAGGCCGAAGACCTGCTGGTCGCACACGGCATCGCCAAGAAGGGCGACATGATCGTCGTCACGTGGGGCGAGCCGATGGGGCAGGTGGGCGGCACGAATGCACTGAAGATCGTTAAAGTAGGAGAATTCTCCTAA
- a CDS encoding phosphoribosylaminoimidazolesuccinocarboxamide synthase, whose protein sequence is MKSLYQTSISSLPLLGHGKVRDNYAVGDDKILIVTTDRLSAFDVVMNEPIPGKGMVLNQMSDFWFEKLGHIVPNHLTGVAPESVVVPEEVEQVKGRAVVAKRLKPILVEAVVRGYIIGSGWKDYQATGSVCGIELPAGLRQADKLAEPLFTPAAKADLGEHDENISFAEMEERIGAELAAKMRDISIELYKTAADYAATRGIIIADTKFEFGLDDNGVLHLMDEVLTADSSRFWPADSYAPGMSPPSYDKQFVRDYLETLTEWKKTPPAPALPADVIEKTQAKYFEAIERLTGEKLKA, encoded by the coding sequence ATGAAAAGCCTTTACCAGACCTCCATTTCCTCCCTGCCATTGCTCGGCCACGGCAAGGTCCGCGATAACTATGCCGTCGGCGACGACAAGATCCTGATCGTCACCACCGACCGCCTGTCCGCCTTCGACGTCGTGATGAACGAGCCGATCCCCGGCAAGGGCATGGTATTGAACCAGATGAGCGATTTCTGGTTCGAGAAACTCGGCCACATCGTGCCGAACCACCTGACCGGCGTGGCGCCGGAATCGGTGGTGGTCCCGGAGGAAGTGGAGCAGGTGAAAGGCCGTGCCGTCGTGGCCAAGCGCCTGAAGCCGATCCTGGTGGAAGCCGTGGTGCGCGGCTACATCATCGGATCGGGCTGGAAGGATTACCAGGCCACCGGCAGCGTTTGCGGCATCGAACTGCCGGCCGGCCTGCGCCAGGCGGACAAGCTGGCCGAGCCGCTGTTCACGCCGGCCGCCAAGGCGGACCTGGGCGAGCACGATGAAAACATCAGCTTTGCCGAGATGGAAGAGCGCATCGGCGCCGAACTGGCCGCGAAAATGCGCGACATCTCCATCGAACTGTACAAGACGGCTGCCGATTACGCGGCAACGCGCGGCATCATCATCGCCGACACCAAGTTCGAGTTCGGCCTGGACGACAACGGCGTGCTGCACCTGATGGATGAAGTGCTGACGGCCGATTCGTCGCGCTTCTGGCCGGCCGATTCGTATGCGCCGGGCATGTCGCCGCCATCGTACGACAAGCAGTTCGTGCGCGATTACCTGGAAACGCTGACGGAGTGGAAGAAAACCCCGCCGGCGCCCGCGCTGCCGGCCGACGTGATCGAGAAGACGCAAGCGAAATATTTCGAAGCGATCGAACGCCTGACGGGCGAGAAGCTGAAGGCCTGA